A window from Peromyscus eremicus chromosome 1, PerEre_H2_v1, whole genome shotgun sequence encodes these proteins:
- the Polr1g gene encoding DNA-directed RNA polymerase I subunit RPA34, which produces MAGTPASGAAPFSCPPNFTAVSPNADSPRFSLEALTLPDTELWLIRAPADFAPQCLNGRLVPLSGSKTVKGKLDGHRYRYRVLTSSPQAGEATLLASSTEAGCRLTCAPAPHGSLRIMEGPQKYLISRVPLQPIPTSLPPQIPAGLRPRFSAFGGSPPVTGPGSVLALRSPTSGKRKKKRKVAEASAIQEAVNGHGATQVDTAWGGLEMGTGKKKKMKHQVGDVEMMEAEVMEPVAEMAEPLGLPIPSATSSKKRKSKSKGAETFQPEPVAETQPADGTVLSPTKKRKRQKEAEGMEAAEGTMAASQPQGAVEPQGEAIPLSPTKKRRKEKRQNLVMEPEMGLPGVIIEPELSEQGLQAEAAPVSPKKKKKKKEKWRGEALALGAEVTEAALPADFEPQVAPAPSKEKEKGEEAIEPPSEMTDPRESEEPEAGAAQGSTKKKKKKKKDQESGV; this is translated from the exons ATGGCGGGTACCCCGGCCTCCG GTGCCGCTCCGTTCTCCTGCCCCCCCAACTTTACGGCGGTTTCTCCAAACGCGGATTCCCCTCGTTTCTCCTTGGAGGCTTTGACACTTCCAGATACAGAACTGTGGCTTATCCGAGCCCCTGCAGACTTCGCCCCACAGTG CCTCAATGGACGGCTTGTGCCTCTCTCTGGCTCGAAGACTGTTAAGGGCAAACTGGATGGCCACAGGTACCGATACCGGGTCCTGACCAGCAGCCCCCAGGCGGGAGAAGCCACCTTGCTGGCATCCTCAACGGAGGCAGGTTGTAGACTCACCTGCGCCCCAGCCCCCCATGGAAGCTTAAGGATCATGGAGGGTCCTCAGAAATATCTCATCTCTCGGGTCCCTCTGCAGCCCATTCCCACGAGCCTGCCACCTCAGATCCCTGCCGGCCTCCGGCCTCGGTTCTCTGCCTTTGGAGGCAGCCCTCCGGTCACGGGGCCTGGGTCGGTCCTGGCTCTGAGGTCACCCACTtcagggaagaggaaaaagaagagaaaggtcGCAGAGGCCTCGGCCATTCAGGAGGCAGTGAACGGGCATGGGGCCACGCAGGTGGACACAGCCTGGGGTGGCTTAGAAATGGGTacggggaagaagaagaaaatgaagcatcAGGTGGGTGACGTAGAGATGATGGAGGCCGAGGTGATGGAGCCCGTGGCAGAGATGGCAGAGCCTCTGGGACTGCCAATCCCATCTGCCACCAGCagcaagaagaggaagagcaaGTCCAAGGGGGCAGAGACATTCCAGCCGGAACCTGTGGCGGAAACACAGCCTGCTGATGGGACCGTCCTGTCCCCCaccaagaagaggaagaggcagaaggaggccGAGGGGATGGAGGCAGCGGAGGGCACCATGGCTGCCTCTCAGCCACAGGGCGCTGTGGAACCCCAGGGGGAAGCCATCCCACTGTCTCCcacaaagaagaggagaaaagaaaagaggcagaATTTGGTGATGGAGCCAGAGATGGGGCTCCCTGGAGTGATCATAGAGCCTGAACTTTCAGAACAGGGGCTTCAGGCTGAGGCAGCGCCTGTGTcccccaagaagaaaaaaaagaagaaggaaaagtggCGGGGTGAGGCACTGGCCTTGGGGGCAGAGGTGACAGAGGCTGCCCTTCCGGCTGACTTTGAGCCGCAGGTGGCTCCAGCACCCagcaaggagaaagagaaaggagaggaggcgATAGAGCCCCCGTCAGAGATGACTGACCCAAGAGAATCCGAGGAACCTGAGGCCGGAGCAGCTCAGGGAtccacaaagaagaagaaaaagaagaaaaaggatcaGGAAAGTGGGGTGTAA